One Scyliorhinus canicula chromosome 12, sScyCan1.1, whole genome shotgun sequence genomic region harbors:
- the LOC119974268 gene encoding adenosine receptor A2a-like, protein MGADSLFIVLEATLAVGVISMNLLVCATVYLHKELRTLTNYLIACLALADLSVGALAVPCSILLTLDLTVCFYGCLLLACFPLITTQFSVFVLLAIAINTHLKIRQPSRYSILVTKKRVTLAIAFCWILALIIGFTPVMGWNSSGTFVALTTNFTIPAERSILREISLLGFFPRPFKVMIPANHSWTSVAPCSFRSVISFNYMVYFMFFCWTLLPLLVMLGIYTDSFRIVRQYFNSQQFRSAKRSEIQTAKTLFLMVGLFCLCWLPLNVVNSLVFFCPACSLPSWLGNLVVVLSHLNSLINPMVYALRKKDFGNALRAVFVRVMCAAKYKSCISKSKVGPVFHMTSP, encoded by the exons ATGGGAGCGGACAGTCTCTTCATTGTTCTGGAGGCAACGCTCGCTGTTGGAGTCATTAGTATGAACCTGCTGGTCTGTGCGACTGTGTACTTACACAAAGAACTAAGGACCCTGACTAACTACCTGATCGCCTGCCTGGCCCTGGCGGATCTGAGCGTGGGGGCCCTGGCTGTCCCATGCTCCATCTTGCTCACCTTGGACCTCACCGTCTGTTTTTATGGCTGTCTGCTCCTCGCCTGTTTCCCGCTCATCACAACGCAGTTCTCAGTCTTTGTGCTGCTAGCCATCGCAATCAACACCCACCTGAAAATCCGCCAGCCAAGCAG ATACAGCATTCTGGTCACCAAGAAGCGTGTCACCTTGGCGATTGCCTTCTGCTGGATCTTGGCCTTGATTATTGGCTTCACCCCGGTGATGGGGTGGAACAGCTCAGGCACTTTCGTCGCCTTAACGACCAACTTCACCATTCCTGCCGAAAGGTCCATCCTGAGAGAGATCTCTCTTTTGGGATTCTTCCCCCGACCCTTCAAGGTCATGATACCCGCCAATCACAGCTGGACGTCCGTTGCGCCTTGTTCATTCCGCAGTGTGATTTCCTTCAACTACATGGTGTACTTCATGTTTTTCTGTTGGACACTCCTGCCCCTCTTGGTCATGCTCGGGATTTACACCGATTCTTTTCGCATTGTTCGCCAGTACTTCAACAGTCAGCAGTTCAGATCGGCCAAGCGCAGTGAGATCCAGACCGCCAAGACCCTCTTCCTGATGGTGGGCCTCTTCTGCCTCTGCTGGCTGCCCCTCAATGTGGTCAATAGCCTAGTGTTCTTCTGCCCTGCCTGCAGCTTGCCCTCATGGCTGGGGAACTTGGTGGTGGTCCTCTCGCATCTGAACTCACTCATCAACCCGATGGTCTACGCCCTGAGGAAAAAGGATTTTGGGAATGCATTGAGGGCGGTCTTTGTCCGTGTGATGTGTGCTGCCAAGTACAAATCTTGCATTTCCAAGTCGAAGGTCGGCCCTGTGTTCCATATGACGAGCCCCTAG